Proteins co-encoded in one Syntrophorhabdus sp. genomic window:
- a CDS encoding NAD(P)H-dependent oxidoreductase subunit E, which yields MSEKQCHCAEVQEEELYPRLEEVIMEHKGKGEDLIMVLHKAQNLFGYLPRRAQEMVAEGLNVSLNEVYGVITFYNFFSTVPQGRNSVKVCLGTACYVRGSQEVLDKAQKELGIKVGGTTEDRRYSLDVVRCIGACGLAPAMLVNEDVYGRVKPPHLMDVLEKYE from the coding sequence ATGTCAGAAAAGCAATGCCATTGTGCCGAGGTTCAGGAGGAAGAACTCTATCCCCGGCTCGAAGAAGTCATCATGGAACATAAGGGGAAGGGAGAAGACCTCATCATGGTGCTGCACAAGGCGCAGAACCTGTTTGGTTATCTTCCGAGAAGGGCCCAGGAGATGGTCGCGGAAGGCCTCAATGTTTCGCTCAACGAGGTGTACGGCGTCATCACCTTCTACAACTTCTTCTCGACCGTGCCCCAGGGACGCAACAGTGTGAAGGTCTGTCTCGGCACGGCATGCTACGTGAGAGGTTCACAGGAGGTTCTCGACAAGGCCCAGAAGGAACTCGGTATCAAGGTGGGCGGCACGACGGAAGACCGGCGGTACTCCCTCGACGTTGTCCGTTGCATAGGCGCGTGCGGCCTCGCGCCGGCGATGCTGGTCAATGAGGACGTCTACGGGCGGGTCAAGCCACCGCACCTCATGGATGTGCTTGAAAAGTACGAGTAA